The Oryza brachyantha chromosome 7, ObraRS2, whole genome shotgun sequence genomic interval CAAACTCCCGTAatgtatgacatatgaaaTACTGGTGTATCGTACAACCATGACCTAGACATTGGTAAAATGATAATCACAAATTTATGACAACGTAAAATTCCAGTTCGGACCATGTCATAGAAATCGACGACACTGTAATTTTTTAGTGCGAAAAATGATGAATAATTAGTCTGGGCAAAGggtaataaaaatatgcacattttattttttattgcccATCATAAATGATTGTTTACTAGTGATATGGAtatgaattaataataaaaaacaaatgtttatGATAACAAAGAATATGACAACATGATtctatatttctattattgattattattgATATCAGGTGTCGCATGGATAAATCACTTCTGTATTGATGACATATTCAATTGCAGATACATGTTGAAGAGCATctaaactactccctccgggTTCTTATATTTGTCGCAGTtgactttaaaatatatgtttaatcattcttctaatttaatttttttttaaaagacatgcaaaattataggtcatgtttaaagtatctttgttaataaatctaatcacaacaaaataagtaactaataattatataacttttgaaataagatgaaaagttAAACATTAACTTTAGACTTAAAGTTAATAAAgtcaaaaaaaacatcagaGAAAGTATTTGGCTTGCAGCCTAGAGGCCCTTACGGCAGTTGATGGAGGAGATGCTTATTCCCGTCCTTGTTTAATACCTATTGTGGCTGAGCGCCGGCCGGTCGGGTCGAGCCGACGAAGATTGTAGTCCTTATATAAGgcgtttttttattattcttaaaaattaactcaaggtattaagtataaatttttgttggTAAAGTTATAATGTCTGGATTTAATGTAAAGAGAAATCTTTTCCATGAGAAATTGGGTGACATGTTCACCCAATCCCTATGGGGTTTGAATCCCTAACTTTCCCATAATCCCTTCCATAAAACATCCGTTCGATTTGGCAGGGATTTATAAAAAGTAGTAAGTTGAGATTTTACCCATGATCACACAAGATGGCGGGATTTTTTCACACCATCTGGAGATGATTAATTCCTTGGCtaaaacaatagaaaaattCTGGGATGGACCGAGTTAGAACCCCGGTTGGGCTTAACCGAACCACAATTTTTCTATGTGCCAAGATTTATTCCGCGGGGAGAAATCCACGGGAGTTGTGGCCCAATCCCACCTAATCCTCCTCTAACCGAACAAGCCCTCAAGGTAATACACTATGTATACTAAAAAGTGCAGTATattaagatactttttcaagTACGATAAAAATCCtcccctatatatatatatgcacccgCCCACAAGCACCAGCCACACCACACAACGGCACAACCGATCCAGGCTTACTAGAGTACGTAGCAACTAGCCACTGCACGTACCTCGATCAAGTGTCCATCACCATGCACGCACACAAgaacgccgtcgtcggcgacgtcgccgtcgacctccACCCGTTCATACGCAAGTACAACGACGGCCGTGTCGAGCGTATCCTCCGGAGCTCCTACGTGCCGGCATCGGAGGACCCGGCCGCtagccgcggcggcgtggccacGAGGGACGTCgtcatcgacggcggcgccgcggcgtccgCGCGCCTGTTCCTCCCGCCGAACGCCGCTAGCCGGGAGGGGAGGCTCCCCGTCGTCGTGTACATCCACGGCGGCTCCTTCTGCACCGAGAGCGCCTTCTGCCGGACGTACCACCGCtacgccgcctccctcgcctcgCGAGCCGGGGCGCTCGTCGTGTCCGTGGAGTACCGCCTGGCGCCGGAGCACCCCGTCCCAGCGGCCCACGACGACGCGTGGGCCGCGCTCCGGTGGGCGGCCTCCCTCTCGGACCCCTGGCTCGCCCGCTACGCGGACCCCAGCCGCAccttcgtcgccggcgacagcgccggcggccacaTCGCGTACCGCACCGCCGTTCGAGCCAGCAGCCGTGACGAGGGCGACGGCATCGGGATCGAGGGGCTCGTGGTCATCCATCCATATTTCTGGGGAGCCGACATGCTCCCCTCCGAGGCGACCTGGGAAGGCGGCTCGGTGATCACGCCGCACGGGGCCGGGATACTCTGGCCGTTCGTGACGGCCGGCCAGGCAGGCAACGACGACCCCAGGATCGACCCTCCCGCCGACGAGGTCGCGTCGCTGGCGTGCCGCCGCGTGCTGGTGGCCGTCGCCGAGAAGGACCTCCTGCGCGaccgcggccgcctcctcgcggCCCGCATGCGCAGCTGCGGCGGACGACGCAGCGTGACGCTGGTGGAGTCGGAGGGCGAGGACCACGGCTTCCACCTCTACAGCCCCCTCCGCGCGACCAGCAGGAAGCTCATGGACGCCGTCGTGCAGTTCATCAACCACCAGGGAGTGTTTCTTGGTAGGCTGGATTCGCAAGCTCGCCGCGGCCCGATTGCTACGCAGATGAACAGTTCGGTAACGGTTGGACAAACGAGAGTGTCCAAGAGAGGATTCGGGTTATTTCCGACCTGGGCCAAGCCCAATAAGTTCAGGGCAAGCAACGGTCCACTGCTTGCGTCAGTTTCGTGGAGCGCTATGAGCACCAAGAGCTTGTTTTAGCGCTTATCTATTCAGATCACGTGCTGCCGGAGATGGACTCTCACCACACCGTTAGACGTGTAATCATTgtttatcatctaaataaataaatagtatgtataatatttaataaataaatggatATTCACCTATGATGAAAATGCATTGGTATGATATAAGAGTATATGTTAAGGGTGGTTTAACCTAATAAGGTACTTTTTCACTATTCCCtgttataaaatgttttggatgcatctaaattaatttatagatcaataaatgtattttatataagtatttaaatttattagtatacatataatataaatttagaaagaaCCAAGACACTGTGACGTAGAACACGGCGTTCCGACCAACGCAGACGTCAATCTCTCTTCACAGCCCAGCACCCATATCCCCGCCTCACCGGTACCTGCTCTCCTCGGTTCATTCTCTGTTCTTGCTCACGCCTCGATCTGGACTCCGGACTCAGGAGGAAGAAAAATTGTACCATGTGGGTACTGTGCAACTATGGTTTGACCCAAAATCACTAACATACACGTGAATATGCGAGAGTATATTCCCTTCGCCTATCCAATGTGAACTTAGGCGTAAAATACTTAAATACAATCACAGTGTATTatctgattaatcttaaatttaaaagggAGGGGTACGGACTTTTATAGTACATAAATTTCCTTTACAGTATTGTGACTTTGTTCATGAACACAAAAACGTATATGCGACTAGTGAAAAACTAGTTGCACATACACATGAGAGGTTCAAGTAGATGATGTTCGAAATGCTCCGGTTTTGTATTTCTTATTAACTTTGAATTTTACAGGATAGGGGTACGGGCTTTTATAACCCTGGAGGACCCCTTGTACAATTATCCAAATGTCCGTGGGTAGTTACTAATAGAGCCTAAGAGTACAAGGATAAAATATCTGGCTTCTTGGGGACTACCATGCTAGTTGTCTTCAGTACTCGAGTGCACTTGAGTGCTGGTCTCCAGGCATCTTGACGAGAATATTCCTTGCAGTCGTGATGAGCAAGCCTCCATGTTTTGACTTGGACCAGATTGCTGAAGGGTGCTAGTAGTGCTTAAGTGTCTTACTCAAATACCAAGGCATCTTGGTCATACATGCCGCAGAGACATGATACTCGAATAATAAGGCATCTTAGTGAAACATGATACTCGAATTCCAAGATATTTTGGTCGTACATGCCACGGAGGCATGATACTCATTTTAGGGCATCTTAGTCGTACATGGTGTCGAGGCTCGGTACGAGCAAATAGGACAGGAAGGAGGGGCACGTACCAACATACAgttacaaaaatgaaaaaaagacgGTTACGAGAGTATTAAGTTAACCTATCTAGCATCTTGGGAATACTTTGCAAGTTATCTAGTATGTTGAAGGAATATCCACAGGAGTTGTAGCCAACAAGTTTCATCTTGGCACTTCTCGAATCCTGCCTCAAGTGCTCTTACCCCTCTGGTGAGGAAGCACCTACGCAATACATATACTCTGGCATGTTCATAATGCATATACAACACGTTTGTCAGAGGCATCATCACAACCTGCTTGCTGTGCACACACATCCGACTACGCTGTTAGTGCATATAACTCAGAACGTGCATATACACTTGAACGTGTATATACTTCATAATGTGCATATACACTGTAGTATGCATACACATCGTGGAACGTGCATATACACTAGAATATGCATATACACCTCGAAAAATGTGCATATACACTGAAACATACATATACGTCGAAATGTGCATATACGCTAGAAGATGCATATACCTCGGAATATTCATATACACCTCGACCGATTCCAACTAGCTTAGACCAATAGGGATAAGGTGAACCCGTATCAACACAAACAAATTCAACCATGGTATAACCCTACGTGAACAGTAGTTGAACACCATTACGACCGGCTGGTTTCACTGGCTCAGCCAATATAAGTGTACAACGAGTTCAGGCTTCAGACCCATTCGATTACGGTTTTTCCTTTTCACTTCTAATTTTGTCCAGTGCaataattttcattttgttatattatgatattagtctctaaaaattaaagttacaTGTGCAATTTATTGTTCACAAACTAATAGCCTTATTCGTtcgcttctatttatacttataagccaaaatttgaattgaaatttaaccatttgccactcttacgagtggtcttaatctcatgtgtctatgacatgtgggcccgaacgcacatgtcatagacacatgtgagtggcaaaaagttaagaCCATTTATAAGAatagcaaatagttaaatgccccGTTGTTCCgacttgacttttagatcgataaaaacacgtatattaaatattttattcacaacttattttttgttttcaaatatgacatcccataaatatttttgaagttattgctagtaaaatttaatagttCAATCGAATATCGAATCAGGTTACCATGGATGAGGATGAAACATGGTAGATGTGCAAGAAAACATTGAAGACTATATATGTTGCTGATTCGTATGGTGATGTTGCAGGATGTGACCGAACAACATGTGTAATACATACGATTCTTAATTAGATTATGGTCGTGTACATTCACAGCGCTAAGAAGGATAGCATGGCTGCAGTGCTAATTTTTATTCCTTCCTACATTCAGGAGACTGCAACACCTTGGTCCCAATAGTGAAACCCGGTCCAACCTCCCCTTCTCACTCTCCTCATCGAAGTGAGATAGACTgactttattttcttctccGACATGGAGTGTGGTATGTGGGCTCCATAATTATCGGGCCTACAAGTCAGCTtctaaggccacgttcggccgGGGATAAAGTTATCTTAGTTTACTTGTTTTTCGCGCCCACAATTTCTAAACTGATAAATAGTATAtcatttgtaaaaattttctattgaaaaattattttaaaaaatcatattaatatattttatattatttaataattaataattaattaatcatgtaataatttttttgacaccGGATAGCAAACCCTCACTCTCGTACACCTGGTAATCACGCGAGATCGCGGACACCGGCTCGCGGTTAGCATAGGATACGTGGCTACGGGTAGGCCAGAGTTGGTGCCGTCACGGCGACGACATGACGCCGGTGGAGTCGGAGGGGGGCGGGGGTTTCATAATGGGGTCGGATTTGCGAGTTCGGCACGGGCTGGGTGCAGCGGATAATAGAGGATCACGTGATGCTCCGAGCTGGACGAAGCCCTGTAACTTCAGGGTAACCAAGGGCCCACTGTCAGCATCGGTTTCGTGGAGTATTATGGCCAACAACTTCTTTTAGCTATTAGCATGGTTGGAATAATAAGCTTACTAACATGCTCTCGATCGCATACCCAAAGTAATGGCTTTAATAGTCTAAGTACTACTTttttccgtttcataatataccGGACTTTCTgttattatctaaaattttatggatgttaataaatttagatatatacaataatatatatttattaataaataaatttatacatgacCTGGaatgttttataataaattttaagagtatctaaaatttaaattatagattaaGTATTATGCATAAAAGAGTTTATGTACTCGTACAGTTTATAATACAGGTAAATGgggtttcatgtaaaaatttaacttaaaaaatttaaattcaaattaacaattaaatgtaattattattaaaataatagacactatataaatacaatttataacGCTGCGCAATATGTATGGGCCATACTACTAGttagatattaattattacGGTACGTTTCATGGAGTCTCAATAGTTGACACGGTACGTTTCATGGAGTCTCAATAGTTGACACGTTCCTCTCGACTGACGGCTGATTTGGAATCAATTAGCGCACTGGCTCAAAACGTCGTGTATGGTGAATCAATTAGGGCACTGGCTCTAATTATTGTACGAGTACGGTGTATGGATACTGGCCCGCCGACCAGCAGTAGGCAGGACACGTCGTCGACTTTGCACAACATCACCCAATtgactattaattattatcgTACATTTCACGGAGCTTCATGGTTTACAATCGTCTCATCCCTAGATATCtctataaaaatacaagtttaaatttgaagtctATAATTtacaacaataaaattaaactgAAATTCCTACGGGTATACATtcgtagttaatttttttatttttggattaaatttaaatttgcatatttatgtagttatatatctcaatttaatatatgttattaaaattctaaaatatgttAATAATTATTAGATGACACGCATGAAGATGTCAACATCTAACCGACCCGAGAAAATACTTCCGCTTGGTTAATTGCGCTCTCGTAGCTCTCTTTCGTGGACAAGGACATGACTACATGAATACGTACATGACCAAGATAAGAGCATGTTCGGATTCtctaaacttttttaagtatcacatcaaatgtttggacactaattagaagtattaaatatagattattaataaaactcacgtCATACCCTGGacgatgaatctattgagcctaattagaccatgattagcgaacgtgatgctatagtaaagatttgctaattataaattaattaggctttaaaaatttatctaatgaaatagcatttatttatgcaattagttttgttatcggtttatatttaatactactaattaacgtccaaacatctaatgtgacaagggactaaaaaatcCCTAGATTCAAACAACCACTAAGCTATGGCCCCATCGAGgtagaaataaaagaaaaacgccaactactccctctatatttttttatatgacatcgTTGAATTTTAGGTTTATATTTGAcgtttcatcttatttaaaaagttatataattattaattattttgttataatatgatttattattataggaagtttaagtatgctttataattttgcatatttagatataaattttaaataagacgaatgatcaaacgatttaaaagttaatggcgtcgtataaaaaaatttggacaGAGTACGTGTGAGATGTGACCAATTATATATGACGGGCATTGACGGCTACATTAATTCATCCATCAGCTGTACCCCGAATGTACGTGTTCGCCGAGCAAAATTCACAGAGAATAAAAACGTACGTACCACTACCAGTTCATCAACCAGCCGGCCGGCCAAAATCCTTCCGGAGCTGCACGAATCGGGGTAAGgtgcgcgacgacgacggcactaCGTACAGATTGTTCGTCACAGGTTCTTCTTCGATCGCATGCCCACTACTCCACTAGGATGTAGACAGGATGGAACAGAACGCTAAATCTCGGCCAAgcgctgctactgctgctgtcAATGCATCATTGACAATTGGCCGGGTGAAAGCAAGAAAGAAAGGCTATGGATTGTCTTTGGGTCGGACCAGAGCTTAtaataagagaaaatctaaaaaaatatcactgacaaacgtctaagtctaaaatatatcattgacGAAtacgagttctaagaaataccattatACAAACGAATTTATCCGTTAAATGCCACTGCTGTTAGGTTTCCGTCCATTTTTTGCcgttaaatacactgtttataTTATAGCACTTAATGGAAAAAGTCGACGGAGCCCTAATGGCgatgttattttttagacaaattcgtttataTGATGGTATTATATAGAACTCACACTCATCAACgatatttcttaaaattagaattaagtgtttatcaataacatttgttagattttctcttataataataatagaggGGTACGTAAAGTAGCTGCAGGGAGCCAGCACATATCAGTACCTCTTCTGCGGAGTACCGTCAGGTTAGCTAATCTCCCGTGAATAGAGCGGATTAGCGTGGGTGCTGTGGTGCTCAAACCTTCTCTAACCGCTGGATGATGAAGGGAAGTTAGTTATACCGTTACGTGAACAAAGCAACTCGTGTACAGAGTAACtcgtttttttcttgtaaccTCATTCTCATCCGACATTGCGCATGAAAACGATTAGTCGGCCAGGTTCAGGCGGGCAAAACGATCAATCGTCCGGAGACGAGATATCGCATGAGTGTCGTCAACAGAGAGGGCCGCCTTGCGGTCAATATGTCCGCCTAACGAAACAATACTATCTCTATTTTATaccgtaagactttctagcctcgtttaaatttattaattaatgaatatatgtaatttataaatatgtctagattcattcgcatacatataaatctagataagactagaaaatcttacattagcatacatataaatctTGATAAGGCAGAAAACCTTATATCGTGAAATGAAGGGAATACCAAATAATTCGGTGACTCTTAATGGGCTGGAGATGGAAGCTGTGGCTGGGCTAAGCCCCCCTTTCAGTTTGCAATgcattggattggattgagaTTAATTGTTTGTAGCCCAACTTTTCATAGCGAATTTCTCtcgaaaaaaaacttttcataTCGAATAATTGTCAAGCCAATGCATGCACTGTATTACTTATCTACTAttccgtcccaaaaaaaaaacagattccTGAGTTTCGTCTATGgagcgtttgatcatccgtcttatttgaaaaaaatattaaaaaattagtcaaatgcaaagtactattcatgtgtttatcatgtaataacaataaaaatattaatcataaaaatttcaaataagacgaagagtcaaaaactCAATCCAAAAACTTAggaattcgtttattttgggacagaggttgtatttaaatagtttgtaaaagaagagggaaaaaaacatgCCTTGGAATAGTTGAGTTGTGGCTATAGCTTTTTGTATCGCCACACAAAAACCCTGTCAGCCTTTTCGCGAAAATTGTAGCCAATGAACAGTTACTGCCATTCAACTAATCGATATGGCTGCAAACTGTGACAAAGCAAACATGCCCTATGTCTTGAGAACTATACGGcgaataattataatttgtaggttgattgaatacataccattataaatttattgtattaaaGAAATATTACTGTTGTTTACAGTTCGGGATTTATTTCTGATAGGCTCATAATATCAATCTTCACGTTCATTTAGCTTTCCAAGAAGAGATTTGATATGGTGCAACAAAAACtacctcgagatactggtatctcgaggtaccaaatcgtttctcaccaaTGGATCTAAataagtaggatgtgcactgttagatccaatgatcagaaatgatttgatatcttaatgtaccggtacctcaagttactttttgttggactgaagcaaaccTCTTCTAAGAAAGTGTGAACTAATTTTTGTTCCGGCGTTCAGGTGCGTGCAAAACCATGGTCTCAATGGTGAAACCTGGTCCGAACCCCATCATCACCCCCCACTCAGctccgtctccttcctcctccatccgccgccgttgctcgTCGAGCACGAAGATCAGCGTGCTGCCGAGCATGTTGCCGTACTCCCTTAGCACCTTTCGGCTCGCCGCCAGCTTCCCTTGCTTCAGCCCGAGCGCCCTTTCGATGTGGTCCAAGATCAACGGGCTGCCGGGGTGCACCACCCAGAACAGATCGTTCCACTCGCCACCGTCCAGGCAGAGCGGCCCGAGAGCGTCGTGGAGGCATTGCTCGACGTTGTCCGCGGCTAGAGGCACGAGCTCCTTGGCGGCGAtgtcgccgtcgaggccgtgcTCCGTGAGCTGCATGGTGATCACGTGCTCGGTTCCGGGTATCAGGGTCTGCCCGACGGAGACGATCTCGAACATCGGGTGCTCGACGGGGCgcacggcgtcggcgccgacgatgaccgccccggcgccgtcgccgaacaGCGCCTGGCAGGTGACGGTGTGGGCGCGGTCGGGCTCACGGAAGCTGAGGACGGTGAGCTCGACGCAGGCCACGAGgacgcgcgcgccgcggctgTTCTCGGCGAGGTCCTTGGCGaggcgcagcgcggcggctccggcggaGCATCCGTTGAGGTGGATCATGGTGCGGCGCACGGTTGGGCGGAGGCCGAGGAGCGCCGCGAGGCGGACGTCGGCGCCCGGGGCGTGCGCACCGGCGTTGGTGGTCACGACGAGGTGGGTGATGTCGGCGGCGGGACGGCCCCACTTCTCGACGGCCCTCGCCGCggccgacgcggcgagctccgggacggcggcagcggcgacctcCAGCCGCGCGTCGAGCGACTGCTTCGCGCGGTCCACGAACTCAGGGTGCGCGCTGATCATCTCCTCCGTGTGGTAAAAGAAACGCTTCTGGGAGCCCGACGCCGACACACCTGATCGAAAACGAGTCAAAACGACGTCGAAGTCATGAAATGGTTTCAAAAATTTGTCGCATGTTCGGAAAGCTTACAGAGTGCGTTTAGTTTGTGTTTGAGGCCGTCGACGTGGCCGGTGTTGGTGACGCGGCAGTAGAAGTCGGCGTAGTCTTCCTGGGCCACGCAGTTCGCCGGGTTCGCCGTGCCGATGGCCAGCACGGTGGCCGGGCCTTCTGCGCGCTGCGCACGGCGGAGCTCGTCGACTGCCGGAGTGCTTCCCATGTCGTCCTAGCTTAAGCTCTAGCTAGCAAGCAGTGGCTCTAGGAGATGAAATGCAATCAAGAGAGCACGATCGAGCTAGATGGTAAGCTAGTCCGAGATGCAATTAAGCGTTGGAGAGATGCATGATTTAGATGAAGCTTTGCCGTGGGTCTCATTATATAGAGAAGCGATGCTCATTGATCTCTCCAATTAGCTCTTCTCCATCGGTTACACACCAACCGTACGTACGTGTCTCTCTACTGTGTAAGTTCAACGAGTACTATGTATACTAATGAACAGCTTGAATGTTCATCCACTCCTTTCTACAAGGAGATGATTTTCATTCAATCCTTTCTTGCGTGTTATCTACgtagttataaaatatttttaaaaaataaaaaatagattatataagatatatctcATCGTAAATATGCGAGTTCAAATTCGAATTCTATAATTCgcaacaataaaattaaactgAAACTACTATGCATATATCCAtagttaaatttgttattctTTGACAACttatataagtcaaatttaaacttacatgttaCATGTTTATGTAGTGGTATATctcaatttaatatattttattaaacttttaaaaagaattaatacttcctccgtccctaaatatttgacgccgttgacttttttatgcacgtttgatcattcgtcttatttaattttttctaaaatatgtaaagttaaatatatgtatgaaaatatacttaacaataaatgaaatgatataaaaataattaataattatgtaattttttttgaataagacaaatgaccAAACGTGCATagaaaagtcaacggcatcaaacatttagggatgaaTGTAGTATGTATTTAAATGGTATGCAACAAAAGATTAGACATCTAACCGACCGAAGAAAATTAATACTTCTACTTAGTCAATTGATCTCTCTTAGCTTTCTCTTTCGTGGACAAGGACATGAGTCATGACCAAGCAAAGCTAGGGCCCCATCTTTCAGGAGgcagaaataaaagaaaaaaaacgtgAACTACATGCGAGATGCGACCAATGGCGGGCATTGACCGCTAGATGATTAATTCCTCCATCAGCTCTACTCGAATGTACGTGTGTGCCGATCGGGCGAAATtcgaagagaagaaaaaaaacgtgTCTGCTTGAAGACGGTCATCAGCCGGTGAATTTCTTAGGACATGAGGTCCTAGGTACTAGCAAAAGAAGCTTCTAGCTCCAAGAgctatgtttatattttgagtattttttttatccttagaaaa includes:
- the LOC121054998 gene encoding 2-hydroxyisoflavanone dehydratase-like → MHAHKNAVVGDVAVDLHPFIRKYNDGRVERILRSSYVPASEDPAASRGGVATRDVVIDGGAAASARLFLPPNAASREGRLPVVVYIHGGSFCTESAFCRTYHRYAASLASRAGALVVSVEYRLAPEHPVPAAHDDAWAALRWAASLSDPWLARYADPSRTFVAGDSAGGHIAYRTAVRASSRDEGDGIGIEGLVVIHPYFWGADMLPSEATWEGGSVITPHGAGILWPFVTAGQAGNDDPRIDPPADEVASLACRRVLVAVAEKDLLRDRGRLLAARMRSCGGRRSVTLVESEGEDHGFHLYSPLRATSRKLMDAVVQFINHQGVFLGRLDSQARRGPIATQMNSSDVDRMEQNAKSRPSAATAAVNASLTIGRVKARKKGYGLSLGRTRGIPNNSVTLNGLEMEAVAGLSPPFSLQCIGLD
- the LOC102717817 gene encoding bisdemethoxycurcumin synthase-like, whose translation is MGSTPAVDELRRAQRAEGPATVLAIGTANPANCVAQEDYADFYCRVTNTGHVDGLKHKLNALCVSASGSQKRFFYHTEEMISAHPEFVDRAKQSLDARLEVAAAAVPELAASAAARAVEKWGRPAADITHLVVTTNAGAHAPGADVRLAALLGLRPTVRRTMIHLNGCSAGAAALRLAKDLAENSRGARVLVACVELTVLSFREPDRAHTVTCQALFGDGAGAVIVGADAVRPVEHPMFEIVSVGQTLIPGTEHVITMQLTEHGLDGDIAAKELVPLAADNVEQCLHDALGPLCLDGGEWNDLFWVVHPGSPLILDHIERALGLKQGKLAASRKVLREYGNMLGSTLIFVLDEQRRRMEEEGDGAEWGVMMGFGPGFTIETMVLHAPERRNKN